The following are encoded together in the Flavobacteriales bacterium genome:
- a CDS encoding phosphatidylserine decarboxylase family protein has translation MKLIHKEGYRIILTTIIILIALNYAVSSFAIEWLNTIFLIASLIFMFLILQFFRNPVRKVEASENEVVAPADGKVVVIEEVEETEYFKDKRLQVSIFMSPINVHVNRYPINGKVQYAKYHPGKYLVAWHPKSSTENERTTVVVENDKIAVLFRQIAGALARRIVMYSKENDTAKKGEDFGFIKFGSRVDLFFPIGTKINVELDQVVKGNKTVIARY, from the coding sequence ATGAAATTAATTCACAAAGAAGGTTACAGAATTATTCTTACAACAATAATTATCCTAATTGCATTAAATTATGCTGTATCAAGTTTTGCAATAGAATGGCTCAATACTATTTTTCTAATTGCATCATTAATATTCATGTTCCTAATCCTTCAATTTTTCAGAAATCCTGTACGAAAAGTGGAAGCCTCAGAAAATGAGGTGGTAGCACCAGCAGATGGAAAAGTTGTAGTTATAGAAGAAGTTGAAGAAACCGAATATTTTAAAGATAAACGTCTTCAGGTTTCCATTTTCATGTCACCTATAAATGTTCATGTAAATAGATACCCAATAAATGGAAAAGTACAATATGCAAAATACCATCCAGGAAAATATCTAGTAGCTTGGCATCCAAAATCATCAACAGAAAACGAAAGGACTACAGTAGTTGTCGAAAATGATAAAATAGCGGTCTTATTTAGACAAATAGCAGGCGCATTAGCAAGAAGAATTGTAATGTACTCTAAAGAAAATGACACTGCCAAAAAAGGAGAAGATTTCGGTTTTATTAAATTTGGTTCTAGAGTAGATTTATTTTTCCCTATTGGAACAAAAATTAATGTCGAACTTGACCAGGTAGTCAAAGGAAATAAAACTGTTATTGCCAGATATTAA
- the ftsH gene encoding ATP-dependent zinc metalloprotease FtsH, producing the protein MKNKKEEPKGIKFNLYWIYAIIAVLFFGIQILNINTTSETSWQEFNRTMLQTKEVEKIVVVNRDIAQIYIKKDLLKRDKYKSVSKKSLGNSVNEGPHYFFQISSPDKLEEKLKEAQLNFQEEDKVEIKYTTQKDVIGDAFSWIFPILIMVAIWIFFMRRMGGGAGGAGGQIFNIGKSKATLFDKTKVNVSFKDVAGLEGAKEEVEEIVDFLKNPKKYTALGGKIPRGALLVGPPGTGKTLLAKAVAGEAQVPFFSLSGSDFVEMFVGVGASRVRDLFKQAKEKSPSIIFIDEIDAIGRARGKSNITGGNDERENTLNQLLTEMDGFGTNSGVIVIGATNRADILDRALLRAGRFDRQIFVDLPDLNERKEIFEVHVKPLTLAKDVDVDFLSKQTPGFSGADIANVCNESALIAARKNKKIVEKQDFLDAVDRIIGGLEKKNKIISEDEKRTVAFHEAGHATVSWFMQYASPLVKVTIVPRGRSLGAAWYLPEERQLTTTEQLRHEMCAALGGRAAEKIIFDKISTGALSDLEKVTKQAYSMVSVYGLSDKVGNISFYDSSGRESFSKPYSESTAKLIDDEVSKLVEDCYQETLKLLKKHKNKLTKLAELLLEKEVIFKEDLLDIFGPRPWDKKIEEKDESKEKKDEPKQVDNASNDK; encoded by the coding sequence ACAAATTTATATCAAAAAAGACCTCCTCAAAAGAGACAAATACAAGAGTGTTAGCAAAAAATCCTTAGGAAACTCTGTTAATGAAGGCCCTCACTATTTCTTTCAAATTTCTTCTCCAGACAAGCTAGAAGAAAAACTAAAAGAGGCTCAATTAAATTTTCAAGAAGAAGATAAAGTTGAAATCAAATATACTACTCAAAAAGATGTCATTGGCGATGCCTTTAGCTGGATTTTCCCAATCCTGATTATGGTTGCTATTTGGATCTTCTTCATGAGAAGGATGGGTGGTGGTGCTGGTGGCGCTGGCGGACAAATCTTCAACATAGGAAAATCTAAAGCAACACTATTTGACAAGACCAAAGTCAATGTTTCCTTTAAAGATGTTGCTGGACTAGAAGGTGCTAAAGAAGAAGTAGAAGAAATTGTTGACTTTTTAAAAAATCCCAAAAAATACACTGCACTCGGCGGAAAAATCCCTAGAGGAGCTCTTCTTGTAGGCCCTCCAGGAACAGGGAAAACTTTACTAGCAAAAGCTGTTGCAGGAGAGGCACAAGTACCCTTCTTTTCTCTTTCAGGTTCTGACTTTGTAGAAATGTTTGTAGGAGTAGGTGCCTCAAGAGTTCGTGATTTATTCAAACAAGCTAAAGAGAAATCGCCTTCTATTATTTTCATAGATGAGATAGATGCGATAGGGAGAGCAAGAGGAAAAAGTAATATTACAGGTGGTAATGACGAGAGAGAAAACACCCTAAATCAGTTATTGACTGAAATGGATGGATTCGGAACTAACTCAGGAGTTATTGTTATCGGCGCTACCAATAGAGCAGACATTCTAGATAGAGCACTACTAAGAGCGGGAAGATTCGACAGACAAATTTTTGTGGACTTGCCAGATCTTAATGAAAGAAAAGAAATTTTCGAAGTTCACGTTAAACCACTAACATTAGCAAAAGATGTTGATGTTGATTTCTTATCCAAACAAACACCTGGATTCTCAGGGGCTGACATAGCAAATGTATGTAATGAATCAGCCTTGATAGCTGCTAGAAAAAACAAAAAAATTGTTGAAAAACAAGACTTCTTGGATGCAGTAGATAGAATCATCGGTGGTTTAGAAAAGAAAAATAAAATCATTTCAGAAGATGAAAAAAGAACAGTAGCATTCCACGAAGCAGGTCATGCTACAGTAAGTTGGTTCATGCAATACGCCTCGCCTTTAGTTAAAGTAACTATTGTTCCTAGAGGTCGTTCGTTAGGAGCTGCGTGGTATTTACCTGAAGAAAGACAACTAACAACTACTGAACAATTAAGACACGAGATGTGTGCAGCTTTAGGTGGCAGAGCAGCAGAAAAAATTATTTTCGATAAAATTTCTACTGGTGCACTAAGTGATTTAGAAAAGGTCACTAAGCAAGCCTATTCTATGGTTTCTGTATACGGATTGAGTGATAAAGTTGGAAATATCAGTTTTTATGATTCAAGTGGAAGAGAAAGTTTTAGCAAACCATACAGTGAGTCAACTGCTAAGTTGATAGATGATGAAGTAAGTAAACTAGTAGAAGACTGTTATCAAGAAACATTAAAACTATTAAAAAAGCACAAAAATAAACTCACTAAATTAGCCGAATTACTTTTAGAAAAAGAAGTTATCTTTAAAGAAGATTTGCTTGATATTTTTGGACCAAGACCATGGGACAAGAAAATAGAAGAAAAAGACGAATCAAAAGAAAAAAAAGATGAGCCAAAACAAGTGGATAACGCTAGTAACGACAAATAA
- a CDS encoding phosphatidate cytidylyltransferase — protein sequence MSKSNLVTRTITGLLYGISLIGSLVISEYTFFLFFFVVLIIGLKEFYQLVENKDIRPQKVAGFAIAISVFFASISHFIDKEISLILISISLLMTFLSFTFELFRNKDISFVNIGLTILGVIYVAIPLSILIFLAFNDNNEYNYELTLSIFILVWLSDVGGYFAGVNFGKHKLLERISPKKTWEGVFGGLILCLIGSYVLSQYFLLINTYEWLLLGAIVCICSVIGDLIESMIKRSANAKDSGNLLPGHGGILDRFDSVLFVIPIVYFFKLFIL from the coding sequence ATGTCGAAAAGTAATTTAGTCACTAGAACCATTACAGGTCTATTATATGGAATCTCGTTAATTGGGAGTCTTGTAATTAGTGAATATACTTTCTTTTTATTCTTCTTTGTTGTACTTATAATTGGCTTGAAAGAGTTTTACCAATTAGTTGAAAATAAAGATATTCGACCTCAAAAAGTCGCAGGGTTTGCCATAGCAATTAGCGTGTTTTTTGCTTCCATTTCTCACTTTATTGATAAAGAAATAAGCCTAATTTTAATAAGCATATCGCTACTAATGACATTCTTATCATTTACTTTTGAACTATTCAGAAACAAAGATATTAGCTTTGTAAATATTGGGCTAACAATTCTAGGCGTTATTTACGTAGCTATACCTCTATCTATTCTAATATTTTTAGCTTTTAACGATAATAATGAATACAATTATGAATTAACTCTAAGTATATTTATTTTAGTATGGCTTAGTGATGTAGGCGGTTATTTCGCAGGAGTAAATTTTGGAAAGCATAAGTTGCTAGAACGTATATCCCCCAAAAAGACATGGGAAGGGGTCTTTGGCGGATTAATTTTATGCCTTATAGGTTCATACGTCCTAAGTCAATACTTTTTATTAATAAACACATATGAATGGCTATTGCTAGGAGCTATTGTATGTATATGTTCAGTTATTGGCGACCTAATAGAATCTATGATAAAACGTTCTGCAAATGCAAAAGATAGCGGAAATTTATTACCTGGTCACGGTGGTATTTTAGATCGTTTTGACAGTGTATTATTCGTTATTCCTATCGTATATTTTTTCAAATTATTCATATTATGA
- a CDS encoding DUF2007 domain-containing protein → MSQNKWITLVTTNKPYQIELIKGKLSEHEIHSVIVNKIDSSYLNFGEAELKVMDTDFEKALEIIKDVEK, encoded by the coding sequence ATGAGCCAAAACAAGTGGATAACGCTAGTAACGACAAATAAACCTTATCAAATAGAGCTTATTAAAGGCAAATTATCTGAACACGAAATCCATTCTGTCATCGTAAACAAAATTGACTCATCCTATCTGAACTTTGGAGAAGCAGAATTAAAAGTAATGGACACTGATTTTGAGAAGGCTCTAGAAATAATAAAAGATGTCGAAAAGTAA